The following are encoded together in the Capsulimonas corticalis genome:
- a CDS encoding SLBB domain-containing protein yields MSKTSLFAAAFIAPFAFGALSNAALADASTPGIGALNVASIPASYKLAVGDTLDISVMGHDDLKSSVTILPDGSFNFPIAGHIGAQGLTVAQLTAALTHRLSDQLNQPSVTIVVRSSAPQQVSILGAVRSPGLYSVKPGWRLMEAFAACGGASQDNSLTQATLIRDNGKTSVPINVEKLMQGQDDTLNLPLQPGDVLLVQQRDPSVAQVQVSGHVLHPGSYSVPAGGGTITSLLAQAGGPTDDAALAQAQVMHNGEVRTVNLRPLLSSLSDSAASPRLVPGDVLLIPENKLRFAVLGEVAAPRAYAYPDDQGVTVSDALATAGGPTGEANKREANILRKGSDGKVTTIKVNLDEVLAAKPGTTNVALQPDDILYVPTKGHPPLGIRDFAVLIPALSLFVRR; encoded by the coding sequence TTGAGCAAGACTTCACTTTTCGCGGCGGCGTTCATCGCGCCGTTCGCCTTTGGCGCACTATCGAACGCGGCGCTGGCGGATGCGTCTACCCCGGGGATCGGTGCGCTTAACGTGGCGTCAATCCCGGCGTCATACAAACTCGCAGTCGGCGATACGCTGGATATCTCCGTGATGGGGCATGACGACTTGAAGTCGTCGGTGACGATCCTGCCGGACGGCAGCTTTAATTTCCCGATCGCGGGACATATCGGCGCCCAGGGCTTGACGGTGGCGCAGTTGACGGCGGCGCTGACGCATCGCCTGAGCGATCAGTTGAACCAGCCCTCGGTCACGATCGTCGTGCGCAGCAGCGCGCCTCAGCAGGTGAGCATCCTGGGCGCCGTACGATCTCCAGGCCTTTACAGCGTCAAGCCCGGCTGGCGTTTGATGGAGGCCTTCGCCGCCTGCGGCGGCGCCTCACAGGACAACTCACTGACACAGGCGACGCTGATCCGGGACAACGGCAAGACCAGCGTGCCGATCAATGTCGAGAAGCTGATGCAGGGGCAGGACGACACGCTCAATCTTCCGCTTCAGCCCGGCGACGTTCTGCTGGTTCAGCAGCGCGATCCCTCGGTTGCTCAGGTGCAGGTCAGCGGTCATGTGCTGCATCCTGGCTCGTATTCCGTTCCCGCCGGCGGCGGCACGATCACCAGCCTGCTGGCGCAGGCGGGCGGACCCACCGACGACGCCGCGCTGGCGCAGGCGCAGGTGATGCACAACGGCGAAGTGCGCACCGTGAATTTACGGCCGCTCTTGTCTTCGCTCAGCGATTCGGCTGCGTCGCCCCGCCTTGTGCCCGGCGATGTGCTTTTGATTCCCGAGAACAAGCTGCGCTTCGCGGTTCTGGGCGAAGTCGCCGCTCCGCGAGCCTACGCATATCCGGATGATCAAGGCGTGACGGTGTCCGACGCGCTGGCGACGGCGGGCGGTCCCACCGGTGAGGCGAACAAACGCGAGGCGAATATCCTGCGAAAAGGTTCGGACGGTAAAGTGACGACGATCAAGGTCAACCTGGACGAAGTGCTGGCCGCTAAGCCGGGAACAACGAATGTCGCGCTTCAGCCGGATGATATCCTTTATGTTCCCACAAAGGGACATCCGCCTTTGGGAATCCGCGATTTCGCCGTGCTCATCCCGGCCTTGAGCTTGTTTGTCCGCCGTTAA
- a CDS encoding GumC family protein — MQSEPLLIESEESQPVMSPQDYVSILRRRRNTIVTTWILISAFGIIVTMATRNVYQATAKLLVDGPSMMVSQVESDNNLASLFNIGSEQTVDTKVEELQAGPLINTVDKLSNHAKLTVTAVKGTNVIDIVGESTDKVAAAAAPNTLIQLYLQTTAETDLQEVHKAQKFAQKQMTDAQARLDKANRALELLKQKHGFVDIAKSRDDQIARVSSLTQQLQQARAELAGARAQVSGLSNLVSAEPATLDVQLRQTNTEIAEIKSKITQRELDRRQMTLPGGFTAKAPQVRALDSEIAGLKSQLAALPAVSTTMTSNPNTVRENLRAKVASSEGDVASLEARVLETQTLLEQAKSELATYPSLEAPAEQYQNEHDTALASYQMYATTLQNLNLREQARHVSAHVIEPAVVPTEPIRPKRLLNFLFAIIMGGVIGILMALLQEYLDDRLNSTEDAERLLGLPSLGRVPQLSRDDALLLSNMSGPHPELEAYKTLRTNIHFAAIDTPFRSLQVTSSSPGEGKTTTATNLAYAMAADGKRVILIDTDLRRPSVHKHLDLAQTPGITELLVGDATLHEALQVSPNFPNLSVLAAGTIPPNPSELLNSQKFRTLVDQLSARFDIIIFDSAPVLAVADAQIVASQADGVVLVVANGETRKAAAKQGLNLLRRARANVIGVAFNKMNVKDNMYYYRYTAETSTEALPGRNGHSTRQIETEGTKK; from the coding sequence ATGCAGAGTGAACCACTGCTGATCGAGAGTGAAGAATCCCAGCCCGTGATGTCCCCACAGGACTACGTCTCGATTTTGCGCCGTCGCCGTAATACGATCGTCACGACCTGGATTCTTATCAGCGCGTTCGGGATTATCGTGACAATGGCGACGCGGAATGTCTATCAGGCGACTGCGAAGCTCCTCGTCGACGGGCCGTCGATGATGGTCTCCCAGGTGGAGTCGGACAATAATCTCGCGAGCCTCTTCAACATCGGATCCGAGCAGACAGTGGACACGAAAGTCGAAGAACTGCAAGCTGGTCCACTGATCAACACAGTCGACAAACTGAGCAATCATGCGAAGTTGACGGTTACTGCGGTCAAAGGGACCAATGTCATCGACATCGTCGGGGAATCCACGGACAAAGTGGCCGCCGCCGCCGCTCCAAATACGCTGATCCAACTTTATCTGCAAACGACTGCGGAAACCGATCTTCAAGAAGTGCATAAGGCGCAAAAGTTCGCGCAAAAGCAAATGACGGACGCTCAGGCGCGGCTGGATAAAGCCAACAGAGCGCTCGAACTTTTGAAGCAAAAACATGGCTTTGTGGACATCGCGAAAAGCCGTGACGATCAGATCGCGCGTGTTTCATCGCTCACTCAGCAGCTGCAGCAGGCGCGCGCCGAGCTGGCGGGCGCAAGGGCGCAAGTCTCTGGCCTAAGCAATCTCGTTTCGGCGGAGCCGGCGACGCTGGATGTGCAGCTTCGCCAGACCAATACTGAGATCGCCGAGATCAAGTCCAAGATTACGCAGCGAGAGCTGGACCGGCGTCAAATGACCCTGCCGGGCGGCTTTACCGCAAAAGCGCCGCAGGTCCGAGCGCTGGATTCGGAGATCGCGGGGCTCAAGTCCCAGCTGGCCGCTTTGCCCGCCGTCTCCACCACGATGACGTCGAATCCGAACACGGTGCGTGAGAACTTGCGCGCTAAGGTCGCCTCCAGTGAAGGCGACGTGGCGAGCCTGGAGGCGCGTGTTCTGGAGACGCAAACGCTGCTGGAGCAGGCGAAGAGCGAACTGGCGACTTACCCGTCGCTGGAAGCGCCCGCCGAACAGTATCAAAACGAGCATGATACGGCGCTGGCGTCATATCAGATGTATGCGACGACACTCCAAAATTTGAACCTGCGCGAGCAGGCCCGCCACGTCTCCGCACATGTGATCGAGCCGGCGGTCGTTCCCACGGAGCCGATCCGCCCGAAGCGGCTTCTGAACTTTTTGTTCGCGATCATTATGGGCGGCGTCATCGGCATTCTCATGGCGCTTCTCCAGGAGTACCTGGATGACCGCCTGAACTCGACGGAAGACGCCGAGCGTCTGCTGGGCCTGCCGTCGCTGGGACGCGTGCCGCAGCTCTCCCGAGACGACGCCCTGCTGCTTTCCAACATGAGCGGTCCGCATCCCGAATTGGAAGCATACAAAACGCTTCGCACCAACATCCATTTCGCGGCGATCGATACGCCGTTCCGCTCGCTTCAGGTGACCTCATCGAGCCCGGGCGAAGGCAAAACGACGACCGCCACTAATTTGGCGTACGCGATGGCGGCCGACGGCAAACGGGTCATCCTGATCGATACCGACCTGCGCCGGCCATCGGTCCACAAGCATCTCGATCTGGCTCAGACTCCGGGTATTACGGAGCTGCTGGTTGGGGACGCGACGCTCCATGAGGCTCTTCAAGTCAGCCCGAATTTCCCCAATCTGTCCGTGCTGGCAGCGGGAACCATTCCGCCCAATCCCTCCGAACTTCTCAATTCGCAGAAGTTCCGGACACTGGTGGATCAGCTTTCCGCGCGGTTCGACATCATCATCTTCGACAGCGCTCCCGTGCTGGCGGTGGCTGACGCACAGATCGTCGCCTCCCAGGCGGACGGCGTCGTTCTTGTCGTGGCGAACGGCGAAACACGCAAAGCCGCCGCGAAGCAAGGGTTGAACCTGCTGCGCCGCGCTCGGGCAAATGTGATCGGCGTCGCCTTCAACAAGATGAATGTGAAGGACAACATGTATTACTATCGCTATACGGCGGAGACGTCGACGGAAGCACTGCCGGGACGCAACGGACATTCTACTCGGCAGATCGAAACCGAAGGTACGAAAAAATGA
- a CDS encoding O-antigen ligase family protein, translating to MKLKENRIPLLHGGRSETPPRPAATHSYTMLYVVLAMLVIVPLLTGNALLTGVGKVLAFDILGSILLAVIIAQSDLGNIRNIGKSWIAGPNLAVVLLVAACILSYLTAQYKNFAMTEILRYGVCAVAYAVVATSTNRKLSTMLTVILFVGAAVSLIGLATMGSGNYKEVDGVTGSFGTHEQLGSFLMLCLPIAVSIGLFYKDDSRLNTGALAAAVAIAACLLVARCRSAWIAEAVALTVLAALSYRYFFDKKQLARQKYLIVAPILLVVICGGYFVASSHSADALQKRAASLGGLSSDYSVGIRQQMWKDAAKMISAKPILGHGIGQYPLASTRYGHTGMPAEYVINHGADLRNNAHSYYLQMIAEIGLLGFGCYAAAVIGFFTVGIQALGRMQSGLRKAALLGTVAAMAGQVIDAIASPSYVFASVSLLQWVLMGLGMLAAGLPERWRGERSSVRR from the coding sequence ATGAAGTTGAAAGAAAATCGGATTCCCTTGCTGCATGGCGGCCGATCCGAAACCCCTCCGCGACCGGCCGCGACGCATTCGTACACCATGCTCTATGTTGTGCTGGCGATGCTGGTCATCGTGCCGCTGCTGACTGGAAACGCGTTATTGACGGGTGTTGGGAAGGTGCTGGCGTTTGACATCCTTGGCTCCATCCTGCTGGCGGTTATTATCGCGCAGTCCGATCTTGGAAATATTCGCAATATCGGGAAATCATGGATAGCGGGGCCGAACCTGGCTGTCGTCTTACTCGTCGCTGCGTGTATTCTCTCTTATCTTACGGCGCAGTATAAGAACTTTGCGATGACGGAGATACTGCGCTATGGGGTCTGCGCTGTCGCCTATGCGGTCGTGGCGACGAGCACCAACCGCAAGCTTTCGACCATGCTGACAGTGATCTTGTTTGTGGGAGCAGCCGTTTCGCTGATCGGTTTGGCGACGATGGGCTCCGGCAATTACAAGGAAGTCGACGGCGTGACCGGATCGTTCGGCACACACGAGCAGCTTGGGTCGTTCTTGATGCTTTGTTTACCGATCGCAGTCTCGATCGGCCTGTTTTACAAAGACGATTCTCGGCTGAATACGGGAGCGCTGGCGGCGGCGGTGGCGATCGCCGCATGTTTGCTCGTGGCGCGATGCCGATCCGCGTGGATTGCGGAAGCCGTCGCCCTCACCGTCCTGGCGGCGCTCAGTTATCGATATTTTTTCGATAAAAAGCAGCTTGCACGCCAGAAATATTTAATTGTGGCGCCCATTTTGCTAGTTGTAATTTGTGGCGGGTACTTTGTCGCCTCGTCGCACTCCGCAGATGCATTGCAGAAGCGCGCTGCGTCGCTGGGAGGTCTGTCAAGCGATTACTCTGTCGGCATACGCCAGCAGATGTGGAAAGACGCTGCGAAGATGATCTCGGCAAAGCCAATTTTAGGACATGGCATCGGGCAGTATCCTCTCGCCTCCACGCGCTACGGTCATACCGGAATGCCGGCGGAATACGTCATCAATCACGGCGCGGACCTGCGAAATAACGCGCATAGTTATTACCTTCAGATGATTGCTGAAATCGGCTTGCTCGGATTTGGATGTTACGCCGCGGCAGTCATTGGTTTTTTCACCGTCGGAATTCAAGCGCTTGGGCGTATGCAGTCGGGCCTGCGCAAAGCTGCTCTGCTGGGAACGGTCGCCGCGATGGCCGGGCAGGTGATTGACGCCATCGCCAGTCCTTCCTATGTATTTGCTTCGGTGAGTCTGCTTCAGTGGGTTTTGATGGGGCTTGGAATGCTAGCCGCCGGCCTCCCCGAGCGCTGGCGCGGCGAACGGAGCTCCGTCCGCCGGTAG
- a CDS encoding glycosyltransferase, translated as MKVALVHDYLTQAGGAERVVAAFHEMYPEAPLYTSVYDADKTLACFKKMDIRTSFLQSWPLASRRLHKLALALYPMAFEQFDLDAFDVVLSSSSSFAKGVITGPDTCHICYCHTPARFAWRQHGYLANSPLLRLLSPLMRGTLKDLRMWDVDSTNRIDYIVANSYNVARRIRKFYRREAAAVIHPPVETKKYSIAPPDEVGDHFLVVSRLLGYKRIDLAIEACNRLGHPLRIVGTGPEMKALQKIAGPTVTFMGGLSDDKVALEYGRCRALILPGEEDFGITPLEAMASGRPVIAFGAGGALETVIDGGTGLFFRDQTVESLAAALRSALQTDFAPQVLRSHAMQFDSAVFQRKMMNFVQAVLEHERRDSLTHFSRLKGSSDAADLSFETSPWIRKEAEVRL; from the coding sequence ATGAAGGTTGCGCTTGTACACGATTATTTGACGCAAGCGGGCGGCGCGGAGCGCGTCGTCGCGGCGTTCCATGAGATGTATCCAGAGGCGCCGCTTTATACATCCGTGTATGATGCTGACAAAACTCTTGCCTGCTTCAAGAAGATGGATATCCGCACGTCATTTTTGCAATCGTGGCCACTGGCGTCCCGCCGCTTGCACAAGTTGGCGCTCGCGCTGTATCCCATGGCGTTTGAGCAGTTCGATCTCGATGCATTCGATGTTGTTTTAAGCAGCTCCAGCAGCTTCGCCAAAGGGGTAATCACCGGGCCGGACACTTGCCACATCTGCTACTGCCATACGCCGGCGCGTTTTGCGTGGCGTCAGCATGGTTATCTGGCAAATAGTCCTTTACTGCGCTTGCTCAGTCCGCTGATGCGGGGTACACTAAAAGATCTTCGCATGTGGGACGTGGACAGCACGAACCGCATCGACTATATTGTGGCGAACTCCTATAATGTCGCCCGGCGAATACGGAAGTTTTACCGCCGCGAAGCCGCCGCCGTAATCCATCCGCCCGTCGAGACAAAGAAATACAGCATTGCGCCGCCGGACGAGGTGGGAGATCACTTTCTGGTCGTTTCACGGCTTCTGGGCTACAAGCGGATCGATCTGGCGATCGAGGCGTGTAATCGGCTTGGGCACCCCTTGCGGATCGTGGGGACCGGCCCCGAGATGAAGGCGCTGCAAAAGATCGCCGGTCCGACCGTGACCTTCATGGGAGGTCTGTCCGACGACAAGGTGGCGCTGGAGTACGGTCGCTGCCGGGCGCTGATCCTCCCGGGAGAAGAAGATTTCGGAATCACGCCGCTGGAGGCGATGGCCAGCGGGCGTCCCGTCATCGCGTTTGGCGCGGGCGGAGCGCTGGAGACGGTCATTGACGGAGGCACGGGGCTGTTCTTCCGAGATCAAACCGTGGAGTCCCTGGCCGCCGCGCTGCGTTCAGCGCTGCAAACGGACTTTGCGCCCCAGGTGCTTCGCTCCCACGCAATGCAGTTCGATTCGGCAGTGTTTCAGCGTAAGATGATGAACTTTGTCCAGGCGGTCCTGGAGCATGAGCGACGGGACTCGCTGACGCATTTCAGCCGGCTCAAAGGATCCTCGGATGCTGCTGATCTGAGCTTTGAGACCTCGCCCTGGATACGCAAGGAAGCAGAAGTTCGCCTTTAG
- a CDS encoding glycosyltransferase family 4 protein: protein MSITQSPPPKKIVYLDHTAKMGGGEIALLNLVGALDRSRYLPTVLLASDGPLVAKLRAAGIPTEVFPLGKELVDTQKDGLGVRSLLKITQIFDWIRYAVRIARYARKENIDLIHTNSLKSDVYGGVAGRLARIPVLWHVRDNIDGNYLPAAAAAAFRFLARTVPTGVVANSHSTLRVLAPSAKKPSGVVYSGMLERPVLETTTVSSEAPVVALIGRIAEWKGQHIFLRAAAEVLRSLPHARFWIVGAPLFGEFEYEKSLRLLAADLGITDRVEFLGFQGDIPNLLKGVTLVAHASCLGEPFGQVVVEGMAAGKPVVATDGGALPEVVVDGETGLLVPMGDAPAMAQAILAILNDPARGEAMGQAGRRRVQERFMIQHSMASLEKVYGEVLTKS, encoded by the coding sequence ATGTCAATCACTCAAAGCCCGCCGCCGAAGAAAATCGTTTATCTGGATCACACAGCCAAAATGGGGGGCGGAGAGATTGCGCTGCTCAATTTAGTGGGCGCTCTCGATCGCAGCCGATACCTTCCCACGGTGCTTTTGGCGTCCGATGGCCCTCTCGTCGCAAAGCTGCGCGCCGCTGGCATTCCTACCGAGGTCTTTCCGCTCGGCAAGGAGCTTGTCGACACGCAAAAAGACGGTTTAGGCGTCCGGTCACTGCTGAAGATTACTCAGATTTTTGACTGGATACGCTATGCGGTTCGGATCGCCCGATATGCGCGCAAAGAAAATATCGATCTGATTCATACGAATTCGCTGAAATCGGATGTGTACGGCGGCGTTGCGGGGCGTCTTGCCCGAATTCCCGTGCTCTGGCATGTCCGCGACAATATCGATGGGAATTACCTTCCCGCCGCCGCCGCCGCCGCGTTCCGTTTTTTGGCGCGAACGGTTCCTACGGGAGTGGTGGCGAATTCGCATAGCACGCTGCGAGTTTTGGCCCCATCCGCGAAAAAACCGAGCGGAGTGGTGTACAGCGGCATGCTGGAGCGGCCGGTTTTGGAGACAACGACGGTAAGCTCCGAAGCGCCGGTCGTCGCGCTAATTGGGCGGATCGCCGAGTGGAAAGGCCAGCATATCTTTCTGCGCGCCGCCGCCGAAGTGCTGAGGTCATTGCCGCATGCGCGCTTTTGGATCGTGGGCGCTCCGCTGTTCGGCGAGTTCGAGTACGAAAAAAGCCTGCGCCTACTCGCGGCCGATTTGGGTATTACTGACAGGGTGGAGTTTTTGGGGTTTCAAGGCGATATCCCGAATCTCCTCAAAGGCGTGACGCTGGTGGCGCACGCGAGCTGTCTGGGCGAGCCGTTCGGCCAGGTCGTGGTGGAAGGTATGGCGGCGGGCAAACCAGTGGTGGCGACGGACGGCGGGGCTCTGCCGGAAGTCGTCGTGGATGGGGAAACCGGCCTGCTCGTTCCGATGGGGGACGCGCCCGCGATGGCGCAGGCGATCCTTGCGATTTTGAACGATCCCGCGCGGGGCGAGGCCATGGGGCAAGCCGGCCGGAGGCGCGTTCAGGAGCGTTTCATGATCCAACATTCCATGGCGAGCCTGGAAAAAGTTTACGGCGAAGTTTTGACGAAGTCATAG
- a CDS encoding sugar transferase translates to MESQLLGSTNASEEAPYDAKAPELYSSRVWSTPVVRADWNRGSLRLCRQAAHAVLAAALLLGLFPLVVLIALAVKATSRGPVLFKQLRVGEGGREFWLYKFRSMVVDAEARRVQLAPLNEASGPLFKIRNDPRVTPVGRVLRKFSLDELPQFLNVVKGDMVLIGPRPALPAEAAQYTPRQRARLSAPPGITGLAQVSGRSDLPFEKCVDLDLYFIEHWSPVLDLRIFVRTIAVVITGRGAY, encoded by the coding sequence ATGGAGTCGCAATTGCTCGGGAGTACGAACGCTTCGGAGGAGGCTCCTTATGACGCCAAGGCGCCGGAGTTGTATTCGAGTCGGGTCTGGAGTACTCCCGTCGTTCGAGCGGATTGGAATCGGGGCTCCCTCCGATTGTGCCGCCAAGCGGCGCACGCCGTCCTCGCTGCGGCGCTGCTCCTGGGGCTGTTCCCGCTCGTTGTGCTGATCGCTCTGGCGGTCAAAGCGACATCGCGCGGCCCGGTTTTGTTCAAGCAGCTTCGTGTCGGAGAGGGCGGCCGCGAGTTTTGGCTTTATAAATTTCGGTCCATGGTGGTTGACGCCGAAGCGCGCCGCGTGCAGCTGGCCCCGCTCAACGAGGCGTCCGGACCGCTCTTTAAAATTCGTAACGATCCGCGCGTCACTCCCGTGGGACGCGTGCTGCGCAAGTTCAGTCTCGACGAGCTGCCGCAGTTCCTCAATGTCGTCAAGGGCGATATGGTCCTCATTGGTCCTCGGCCCGCATTGCCAGCCGAGGCGGCGCAGTATACGCCCAGGCAGCGAGCGCGCTTATCGGCGCCGCCGGGCATCACGGGACTGGCCCAGGTTTCCGGCAGGAGCGACTTGCCGTTTGAGAAATGCGTGGATCTGGATCTTTACTTTATCGAGCATTGGAGCCCGGTTTTAGATTTGCGCATATTTGTGCGCACGATTGCGGTGGTAATCACTGGCAGGGGAGCATATTAA
- a CDS encoding aconitate hydratase has translation MSDAHNLFDTVQTFSYGSGKTGTYYSLPQLEKAGVGPISKLPVSIRIVLESVLRNFDGKRISEQDIKTLANWGATDERTAEIPFIVARIVLQDFTGVPLLVDLAAMRSTVARLGKDPSIIEPLVPVDLVIDHSVQVDYSEVNNALQLNMEIEFKRNQARYQFLKWGMQAFNGFSVVPPGIGIVHQVNLEYLAKGVLQKEGVFYPDTLVGTDSHTTMINGLGIVGWGVGGIEAEAGMLGQPVYFLTPDVVGVNLTGKLNPGVTATDLVLTITEMLRKAKVVGKFVEFHGEGAASLTLTDRATIGNMAPEYGATMGFFPVDEETCRYLTNTGRTEDQVSAFREYFKAQGLFGMPAAGDIEYSSQLSLDLSTVEPSVAGPKRPQDRINLTDVKAKFLELMEKPIADSGYNKSLAEINRKFVVLTGVAEGISHKTLPLTGGGEQAEDTVPDGNDPLESVKDTSAIGEIEMMQNRPTPDRVEDIPSGEFPSGVSSLSHGDVVIAAITSCTNTSNPSVMLAAGLVAKKAVEKGLTIRTSVKTSLAPGSRVVTEYLTKTGLQEYLDELGFQTVGYGCTTCIGNSGPLEPHLEETITKNDLVVASVLSGNRNFEARVHQNVKANFLMSPPLVVAFALAGRVDINLATDAIGKGKDGEEVFLKDLWPTSEEIGDALQAANDPETYRKLYSDFTEQNPLWADVPSSTGKVYEWDSQSTYIQDPPYFDKFGMDAGTAKDIKGARPLAIFGDSVTTDHISPAGAIKASSPAGLYLQEKGVEPQDFNSYGSRRGNDRVMMRGTFANVRIKNQMVPGVEGGVTVHYPAGEQMSIYDASIKYQAAGVPLIILAGQEYGTGSSRDWAAKGTNLLGVKAVIAQSFERIHRSNLVGMGVLPLQFIDGANAQSLGLDGSETFDLLGLEAGLAPRLQVTLVIHRKEGETQEVPVLLRIDTPIEVDYYLHGGILPFVLRQLLAG, from the coding sequence ATGTCAGACGCTCACAATCTTTTCGACACTGTCCAAACCTTCAGCTACGGCTCAGGCAAGACGGGTACGTATTACTCGCTGCCGCAGCTGGAGAAGGCGGGTGTCGGCCCTATCTCCAAACTGCCGGTCAGCATTCGCATTGTTCTCGAATCGGTGCTGCGCAACTTTGACGGCAAGCGCATCAGCGAGCAGGATATTAAGACTCTCGCCAACTGGGGCGCGACCGACGAGCGCACGGCGGAAATCCCGTTTATCGTTGCGCGCATCGTCCTTCAGGACTTCACCGGGGTTCCGCTGCTCGTGGACCTCGCGGCCATGCGCTCCACCGTCGCGCGCCTCGGGAAGGACCCGAGCATCATCGAGCCGCTGGTGCCCGTCGATCTCGTCATTGACCACTCCGTCCAGGTGGACTACTCCGAAGTCAACAATGCGCTGCAGCTGAACATGGAGATCGAGTTCAAGCGCAATCAGGCCCGCTATCAGTTCCTGAAGTGGGGAATGCAGGCGTTTAACGGCTTCAGCGTGGTTCCGCCCGGGATCGGCATCGTGCATCAGGTCAATCTGGAGTATCTCGCCAAGGGCGTGCTTCAGAAAGAAGGCGTCTTCTATCCCGACACGCTTGTCGGCACCGACTCGCATACGACCATGATCAACGGTCTTGGCATCGTGGGGTGGGGCGTCGGAGGTATCGAAGCAGAGGCGGGCATGCTCGGACAGCCCGTGTACTTCCTGACCCCGGACGTTGTCGGCGTCAACCTGACCGGCAAGCTGAACCCCGGCGTGACCGCGACCGACCTGGTTCTGACGATCACCGAGATGCTGCGCAAGGCGAAGGTCGTCGGCAAGTTCGTGGAGTTCCATGGCGAAGGCGCCGCGTCGCTCACGCTCACCGACCGCGCGACCATCGGCAACATGGCGCCCGAATACGGCGCGACCATGGGCTTCTTCCCGGTGGACGAAGAGACATGCCGTTATCTGACGAACACGGGGCGCACGGAAGATCAGGTCAGCGCCTTCCGCGAGTACTTCAAAGCTCAGGGCTTATTCGGCATGCCCGCCGCCGGCGATATCGAATACAGCTCGCAGCTGTCGCTGGACCTCTCGACCGTGGAGCCGAGCGTCGCCGGCCCGAAGCGCCCGCAAGACCGCATCAATTTGACCGACGTCAAAGCAAAGTTCCTTGAGCTGATGGAGAAGCCGATCGCGGACAGCGGCTACAACAAGTCCCTCGCCGAGATCAACCGCAAATTCGTCGTCCTGACAGGAGTCGCGGAGGGAATAAGCCACAAGACGCTGCCGCTGACCGGCGGCGGCGAGCAGGCCGAAGACACCGTTCCAGATGGCAACGACCCGCTGGAGAGCGTGAAGGACACGAGCGCCATCGGTGAGATCGAAATGATGCAGAACCGGCCGACCCCGGACCGCGTCGAAGACATCCCCAGCGGCGAGTTCCCGAGCGGCGTATCGAGCCTCAGCCATGGCGATGTCGTGATCGCGGCGATCACTTCCTGCACCAACACCTCCAACCCAAGCGTCATGCTCGCCGCCGGCCTGGTCGCGAAGAAGGCCGTTGAGAAGGGCCTGACGATCCGAACGTCCGTCAAGACATCCCTGGCGCCCGGCTCGCGCGTCGTCACCGAATATCTGACAAAAACAGGGCTTCAGGAGTATCTCGACGAACTGGGTTTCCAGACCGTTGGCTACGGCTGTACGACCTGTATCGGCAACTCCGGCCCGCTGGAGCCGCACCTGGAAGAGACGATCACCAAGAACGACCTGGTCGTGGCGAGCGTCCTGAGCGGCAACCGCAACTTCGAGGCGCGCGTCCACCAGAACGTCAAGGCGAACTTCCTGATGAGCCCTCCGCTGGTCGTGGCTTTCGCGCTGGCCGGCCGCGTCGACATCAACCTTGCGACCGACGCGATCGGCAAGGGCAAGGATGGCGAGGAAGTGTTCCTGAAGGACTTGTGGCCGACGTCCGAAGAGATCGGCGACGCGCTGCAAGCCGCGAACGATCCGGAGACCTATCGCAAGCTCTACAGCGACTTCACGGAGCAGAACCCGCTGTGGGCGGATGTCCCGAGCAGCACCGGCAAGGTTTACGAATGGGATTCGCAGTCCACCTACATTCAGGACCCGCCGTACTTTGATAAGTTCGGCATGGACGCGGGAACGGCGAAGGACATCAAGGGCGCTCGCCCGCTGGCGATCTTCGGCGATTCCGTAACTACGGACCACATCAGCCCCGCCGGCGCGATCAAGGCGTCGTCCCCTGCGGGCCTGTACTTGCAGGAAAAGGGCGTTGAACCGCAGGACTTCAACAGCTACGGCTCGCGGCGCGGCAACGACCGCGTCATGATGCGCGGCACCTTCGCCAACGTTCGCATTAAGAACCAGATGGTTCCGGGCGTTGAGGGCGGCGTGACGGTTCACTATCCCGCCGGCGAGCAGATGAGCATCTACGACGCTTCGATCAAGTATCAGGCGGCGGGAGTTCCTCTGATCATCCTCGCGGGCCAGGAGTACGGTACGGGAAGCTCGCGCGACTGGGCGGCGAAGGGGACGAACCTGCTGGGAGTCAAGGCGGTTATCGCCCAGAGCTTCGAGCGCATCCACCGCAGCAACCTGGTGGGCATGGGCGTTCTGCCGCTCCAGTTCATCGACGGCGCCAACGCGCAGTCGCTTGGCCTGGATGGCTCGGAGACATTCGACCTGCTGGGCTTGGAGGCGGGCCTCGCGCCGCGCCTGCAAGTGACTCTGGTGATCCATCGCAAGGAAGGTGAGACCCAGGAGGTCCCGGTCCTGCTGCGCATCGACACGCCGATCGAGGTCGACTACTACCTCCATGGCGGAATCCTGCCGTTTGTTCTTCGGCAATTGCTCGCCGGCTAA